The nucleotide sequence GCTGTCGGGTCTCGTCGGCGGTCCGGTCGGCCGGCACGCCGTGATCGGACGGGCACGGTTTCTCACCCCGCTGCGGGTGATGATCGCCATCGCCCTGCTCTTCCTGGCGTTCGGCTACTCGACCAAGGCGGCGTGCCTGCAGTCGACCGACACCGGGACCGCCGACCAGCGGGTCGCGGTGTGGGAGAACCAGCGTGCCTACTACGAATTCTGCTACTCCGACACCGTGCCGCTGTACACCGCGGAACTGCTGAACCAGGGCAAGTTCCCGTACAAGTCGAGCTGGATCGAGAAGGACGGCGAGGGCCGGCCGCAGACGCAGTACGACGGATCCCCGGCGATCCGGTACATGGAGTATCCGGTCCTGACGGGGCTCTACCAGTACGTGTCGATGACGCTGGCGAAGACGTACACCGCGCTCACCAAGCTCGTCGCCGTGCCGATCGTGGCCGAGGTGGTGATGTTCTTCAACATCTCGGCCTTCGGGCTCGCGCTGGCGTGGCTGGCGACGGTGTGGGCGACGTCGCTGCTCGCCGGACGCCGGATATGGGATGCGGCGATCGTGGCGGCGTCCCCGCTGCTGATCTTCCAGATCTTCACCAACTTCGACGCCCTCGCGACGGCGGCCGCGATGGGCGCGCTGCTGGCGTGGTCACGGCGCCGACCCGTGCTGGCCGGTGCGCTGATCGGCATCGGCGTGGCGCTCAAGCTCTACCCGCTGCTGCTCCTGCTGCCGATACTCGTGCTCGCCGTGCGCACCGGTCGGCTCCGCGAGGCGGAGCGCACCGTCGTGGCGGCGGTGCTGACGTGGCTGGTGGTGAATCTGCCGATCCTGCTGCTGTTCCCGCGCGGCTGGTCGGAGTTCTTCCGGCTGAATACCCGTCGCGGCGACGACATGGACTCCCTCTACAACGTGGTGAAGTCCTTCACCGGGTGGCGTGGGTTCGACCACGACCTCGGCTTCTGGGAGCCGCCGACGGTGCTCAACGGCGTCACCGCGGTGCTCTTCGCGGTGTGCTGCGTCGGCATCGCCTACCTGGCCCTGACGGCCCGCCAACGGCCGCGGCTCGCACAGCTGGCGTTCCTCGTGGTGGCGGCCTTCCTGCTGACGAACAAGGTGTGGAGCCCGCAGTACTCGCTGTGGCTGGTGCCGCTCGCCGCGTTGGCGCTGCCCCATCGCCGAATCCTGTTGGCGTGGATGACGATCGATGCGCTGGTGTGGATTCCACGCATGCTGTTCCTCTACGGCGAGGCGAAGATGGGTCTGCCCGAGCAGTGGTTCACCACCACGGTGCTGCTGCGCGACGTCGCGGTCGCCGGCCTCTGCGTGCTGGTGATCCGCCAGATCCGCCGGCCCGAACTCGACCTGGTGCGCTGGGGAGGACGGGTCGACGATCCGTCCGGCGGCGTCTTCGACGATGCGCCGGACGACCCGCCGCGCTGGCTGCCGGAGTCCTGGCGACCGGGTGCGGCGCGGCCGTGGCGGCGTCCCCGCGCGGTGGATCTCGACCGCGAACTCGAGCCGACGGTGTGACGGATTTGGCTGGTCAGCGACGGTTCCTGTAGCCTGAGCCGGTTGCCGACGCAGGCGACCCTCCTGCCACGGAGAGACCGTGGCCGTCACGACCATAGGAGGTGATGAGGTCTTCATGCGTCCATACGAAATCATGATCATTCTCGATCCCACTCTCGACGAGCGGACTGTGTCCCCGTCGTTGGAGACGTTCCTGAACGTCATCCGCAAGGACGGTGGCTCGGTCGACAAGGTCGACATCTGGGGCCGTCGCCGTCTCGCCTACGAGATCGCCAAGCACGGCGAGGGCATCTACGCCGTCGTCGACGTCAAGGCGGAACCGGCCACCGTGTCCGAGCTGGATCGTCAGTTGAACCTGAACGAGTCCGTGCTGCGGACCAAGGTGATGCGGACCGACAAGCACTAGTCGCCAAGGCGACGTGCTCGTCGTGGTGGGGCCGTAGGCTCGCCTGCGACCGAACTTCGAGCACGCATGCATCTTCAGGAGAAAACGTGGCTGGTGACACCATCCTCACCGTCGTCGGGAATCTGACCGCCGACCCCGAACTGCGCTTCACCCCGTCGGGGGCTGCCGTCGCGAACTTCACCGTCGCGTCGACGCCCCGCACCTTCGACCGCCAGAGTGGCGAGTGGAAGGACGGCGAGGCGCTGTTCCTGCGGTGCAACATCTGGCGCGAGGCGGCCGAGAACGTCGCCGAGAGCCTGACGCGTGGCTCGCGGGTCATCGTGCAGGGACGGCTCAAGCAGCGGTCCTTCGAGACCCGCGAGGGCGAGAAGCGCACCGTCGTGGAACTCGAGGTCGACGAGATCGGCCCGTCGCTGCGCTACGCGACCGCCAAGGTGAACAAGGCGAGCCGTGGCGGTGGTGGCGGCGGCGGTGGTGGCTTCGGCTCCGGTGGCGGCGGGGGATCCCGCCCGGCCGAGCCGCCGCGCGACGACCCGTGGGGCAGTGCGCCCGCGTCGGGTTCGTTCAGCGGCGCCGACGACGAGCCGCCCTTCTGAGCTGACTACGGCGCCGCGTCTTCCGCGGAAGCGACGGCGCCACTTCGTGAATCAAGAAAGAGAAAGACATGGCCAAGACCAGTACCAAGCGGCGGCCGGCCCCCGAGAAGCCGGTCAAGACCCGCAAGTGCGTGTTCTGCTCGAAGAAGGGGCAGGACATCGACTACAAGGACACGGCGCTGCTGCGCACCTACATCAGCGAGCGCGGCAAGATCCGCGCCCGCCGGGTGACGGGCAACTGCGTGCAGCACCAGCGCGACATCGCCGTGGCGGTGAAGAACGCCCGCGAGGTCGCTCTGCTGCCGTTCACGTCGTCGACGCGATAGGGAGTACGAACGATGAAACTGATTCTCACCGCAGAGGTCGACCACCTTGGTTCGGCCGGCGACACCGTCGAGGTGAAGGACGGCTACGGCCGTAACTACCTGCTCCCGCGCGGGCTGGCCATCGTGGCGTCCCGTGGCGCCGAGCGGCAGGCGGCCGAGATCCGTCGGGCCCGCGACACGAAGACCGTCCGCGACCGCGAGCATGCCGTCGAGTTGAAGACGGCCATCGAGGGCCTGGGCGACGTGTCGCTGCCCGTCCGCACCGCGGGCGCCAGCGGCAAGCTGTTCGGCTCGGTGACGGCCGCCGACGTGGTCGCCGCCATCAAGAAGGCCGGCGGCCCGAACCTCGACAAGCGCACCGTCGACCTGCCGAAGTCGCACATCAAGTCGGTCGGCACGCACCAGGTCGACGTCCGGCTGCACCCCGAGGTGCACGCGGCGCTCTCGCTGGCCGTCGTCTCGGAGTAACTCCGTCTCGGAGTAATTCCGTTTCGGAGTAGTAGCGCGGCGTCGCCGCGGTAGCGCGACAGCACTCATCCGCCCGGGTGGAGACGTGATCAGTCTCCACCCGGGCGTTGCTGTCGGTGCTGGCGAACTTTCCCCGCGGTTTCTGGTACAGCGAAGCCACCAGCTGTTAACCTCGTCGGCCATTGCGCGCAACGCAACACGCCCGGTACGTCAACTCGGCGCGACACGCCGCAGCAATTCGCATCCACAGCTTGACGGCTGTCCAGTGAGCTTTTGATCTGCAGCGACGTCGATGTCGACCCGTGTTGTGCACAGGTTGTCCCCAACCACTCAACATGGCTGTCCTCGCCTATCCACACGCCATCCACAGGTCCGTCAACAAGGGCGTCTTGCGGTCGGTCCAGCAACGTCTAACGTAGGCCGCTGTCAGTGGATCGACGTAGCGTCGGGGGGAGCACGTCGAAAACGTGTTCGACTCGATTCACGGGAAGGTGGGACGCTTAGTGGCCGTCGTAGACGATCTGGGCCGTTCGGATGCCGAGGCTCCTCCCACCGGTGAGGACTACGGCCGCCAGCCTCCCCAGGACATGGCCGCCGAGCAGTCCGTCCTGGGCGGCATGCTGCTGTCGAAGGACGCGATCGCCGACGTCCTGGAGAAGCTGCGACCCGGTGACTTCTACCGACCCGCCCACCAGAGCGTGTACGACGCGATCCTCGATCTCTACGGCCGGGGCGAGCCGGCCGATGCCGTCACCGTCGCCGCCGAACTCGAGCGCCGCGGCCTGCTCAAGCGCGTCGGCGGTCACCCCTACCTCCACACGCTCATCTCGACGGTGCCCACGGCGGCGAACGCCGGCTTCTACGCCGGCATCGTCGCGGAGAAGTCGTTGCTGCGCCGGCTCGTCGAGGCCGGCACCCGGGTGGTGCAGTACGGCTATGCGGGCGCCGACGGGGCCGACGTCGCCGACGTGGTGGATCGCGCCCAGGCCGAGATCTACGAGGTCACCGAGCGGCGGGCCACCGAAGACTTCGTCCCGCTCGAGGACCTGCTGCAGCCGACGATGGACGAGATCGACGCCATCGCCTCGCAGGGCGGCGTCTCGCGCGGCGTACCGACGGGCTTCGTCGAACTCGACGAGGTGACCAACGGGCTGCACGCCGGGCAGATGATCGTCGTCGCGGCCCGTCCCGGCATGGGTAAGGCGCTCTCGCTGGACACGCCGCTGCCGACGCCGACCGGCTGGACCACCATGGGCCAGGTCGCCGTCGGAGATCAGCTCATCGGCGCTGACGGCGTGCCGACCCGCGTGGTCGCTGCCACCGAGGTCATGGTGAATCGGCAGTGCTTCGAGGTCGAGTTCTCCGATGGGACGGTCATCGTCGCCGACGCCGAACACCAGTGGCTGACCGAGGTTCCCGTGGTCGAGCGCCGCCGCGGCATGCCCCGGACCGAAGCCGCCGTGCGCACCACCCGCGACATCGCCGCAACCGTCGACGCCCAGCACGCCGTGCCCAACACCCGGCCCCTGCGGACCGCGGACGCCGAACTGCCCGTGCCGCCCTACACGCTGGGCGCGTGGCTCGGTGACGGGACCACGGCTGCCGCGCAGGTCGGCACCGCGGACCCCGAGGTCGTCATGCGCATCGAGGGCGAGGGCGAGGCCGGGCATTCCGTCGCGTCGACGTGGGCGCGGTTGCGCGCCGTCGGGGTGATCGGCAGCAGGCACATCCCGTCGACGTACCTGCGGGCATCGGAGCAGCAGCGGCGTGCGCTGCTCGCCGGCCTGCTGGACACCGACGGCACCGTCGCGGCTGACGGCTCGGTGCAGTTCTGCGTCACCGACGCCCGGATGGCGGCCGACGTGGCGGAACTCGTCGTGAGCCTCGGCTACCGCTGCCACACCGCCACCGCGCCGGTGCACGGCCGCAGCGCGGCGTCGTCGACGGCCTACACGCTGAGCTTCGACACCGACGACACGGTGTTCGGCACCGAGCGAAAGATCA is from Mycolicibacterium grossiae and encodes:
- a CDS encoding glycosyltransferase family 87 protein → MTGDDPDRPTASPRERVDTRSADDRDLPSRTDVTVRALSGLVGGPVGRHAVIGRARFLTPLRVMIAIALLFLAFGYSTKAACLQSTDTGTADQRVAVWENQRAYYEFCYSDTVPLYTAELLNQGKFPYKSSWIEKDGEGRPQTQYDGSPAIRYMEYPVLTGLYQYVSMTLAKTYTALTKLVAVPIVAEVVMFFNISAFGLALAWLATVWATSLLAGRRIWDAAIVAASPLLIFQIFTNFDALATAAAMGALLAWSRRRPVLAGALIGIGVALKLYPLLLLLPILVLAVRTGRLREAERTVVAAVLTWLVVNLPILLLFPRGWSEFFRLNTRRGDDMDSLYNVVKSFTGWRGFDHDLGFWEPPTVLNGVTAVLFAVCCVGIAYLALTARQRPRLAQLAFLVVAAFLLTNKVWSPQYSLWLVPLAALALPHRRILLAWMTIDALVWIPRMLFLYGEAKMGLPEQWFTTTVLLRDVAVAGLCVLVIRQIRRPELDLVRWGGRVDDPSGGVFDDAPDDPPRWLPESWRPGAARPWRRPRAVDLDRELEPTV
- the rpsF gene encoding 30S ribosomal protein S6, yielding MRPYEIMIILDPTLDERTVSPSLETFLNVIRKDGGSVDKVDIWGRRRLAYEIAKHGEGIYAVVDVKAEPATVSELDRQLNLNESVLRTKVMRTDKH
- a CDS encoding single-stranded DNA-binding protein, whose protein sequence is MAGDTILTVVGNLTADPELRFTPSGAAVANFTVASTPRTFDRQSGEWKDGEALFLRCNIWREAAENVAESLTRGSRVIVQGRLKQRSFETREGEKRTVVELEVDEIGPSLRYATAKVNKASRGGGGGGGGGFGSGGGGGSRPAEPPRDDPWGSAPASGSFSGADDEPPF
- the rpsR gene encoding 30S ribosomal protein S18, yielding MAKTSTKRRPAPEKPVKTRKCVFCSKKGQDIDYKDTALLRTYISERGKIRARRVTGNCVQHQRDIAVAVKNAREVALLPFTSSTR
- the rplI gene encoding 50S ribosomal protein L9, coding for MKLILTAEVDHLGSAGDTVEVKDGYGRNYLLPRGLAIVASRGAERQAAEIRRARDTKTVRDREHAVELKTAIEGLGDVSLPVRTAGASGKLFGSVTAADVVAAIKKAGGPNLDKRTVDLPKSHIKSVGTHQVDVRLHPEVHAALSLAVVSE
- the dnaB gene encoding replicative DNA helicase; the protein is MAVVDDLGRSDAEAPPTGEDYGRQPPQDMAAEQSVLGGMLLSKDAIADVLEKLRPGDFYRPAHQSVYDAILDLYGRGEPADAVTVAAELERRGLLKRVGGHPYLHTLISTVPTAANAGFYAGIVAEKSLLRRLVEAGTRVVQYGYAGADGADVADVVDRAQAEIYEVTERRATEDFVPLEDLLQPTMDEIDAIASQGGVSRGVPTGFVELDEVTNGLHAGQMIVVAARPGMGKALSLDTPLPTPTGWTTMGQVAVGDQLIGADGVPTRVVAATEVMVNRQCFEVEFSDGTVIVADAEHQWLTEVPVVERRRGMPRTEAAVRTTRDIAATVDAQHAVPNTRPLRTADAELPVPPYTLGAWLGDGTTAAAQVGTADPEVVMRIEGEGEAGHSVASTWARLRAVGVIGSRHIPSTYLRASEQQRRALLAGLLDTDGTVAADGSVQFCVTDARMAADVAELVVSLGYRCHTATAPVHGRSAASSTAYTLSFDTDDTVFGTERKIILHKERQHATRTKRAVSRRIVAVRPVPSVPVRCVEVDNADHLYLASRAMVPTHNSTLGLDFLRSCSIKNRLPSIVFSLEMSKTEIVMRLLSAEAKIKLADMRSGRMNDDDWTKLARRMSEISEAPLYIDDSPNLTMMEIRAKARRLHQKTGLRLIVLDYLQLMTSGKKVESRQQEVSEFSRQIKLLAKELEVPVVAMSQLNRGPEQRTDKKPMLADLRESGSIEQDADMVILLHRPDAFERDDPRGGEADLIIAKHRAGPTKTVTVAHQLHLSRFVDMAH